The sequence TTTGACTCCAAACCTGAGGAGCTTGAGCGGAGATTTTCTGAACTCATCGCAAAATCCCCTGATCCTCAGTTTGCCCGCCAGGTTCTTTTACTTTTCCAAAACACCTATCCCAAATACCGCGCTCTGGCAATCAAGGAGGAATGATTTGACAATCCCCTTTTATTAGTTAAATTATGTGTATGCGGCAAACCTTATTAAGGGTGTTTAGCGTCAAGACAGTTCTTGTGAAGTCGGGCGCACCCTTGATGAGTTCGGAGATGAAGGAAAATGAGGTTAGCGCTGGGTGAAGAACTACGGAAGGAATTTGGTCGCCTCGCCGATTTGCAAGAGGGTTTTTGGGTTGCAGATAATGAGGACCGGATTGTATTTGCCAACCGTGCCCTTGCCCGGCTCTTAGGATATGAATCGCCCGAGCAAATAATTGGCAAATTGTGGTATGAGCTCCTTCCCGTCCAAGAGCCTCTTCCCCCAAATAAATCTGGAGAGGTTACCATTCCCCTCTTGCTCAACCAGGATGGAGGTTCAAATCCAGGTGTGGTAACGATTACCAGTAAAACTGTGAACGGGTCGGTGCTAAGGTTCGGTGCGGTGGTTGTTCCAGGGCGCTCCTCCCAATCAGACATTTTGGCGATGGTAGCCCACGAGCTGCGCACTCCCCTGGCGGTAATCAAGGAGGCGCTGCTTTTCCTTGCCGAAAGCGCCGGTCTCCGGCTCGAAGAAAAGGAGCGCCGGTACCTGGAGATTGCCCAAGAGGGGGTTGTCCGTCTTAACCGCACCCTGGACAATCTGCTTGAGGCGGCGCGCATGGAGACAGGCAGAGCGGCGCTAAATCTCCAGCCCCTTGATTTGAGCCAGTTGGTTGAGACCGCCATAGAAAACCTCTCGCTCTTCATTATTAGAAAAGGCATCAAAATTGAGCGCCACATCTCTAAAGACCTTCCTCGGGTTCTTGGTGATAGGGACCGGCTCCTGCAGGTTCTCACCAACCTCCTTGACAACGCCATCAAGCATTCACCAGCAGGGGGTGTTGTCAGGATAGATATGGGCATTCTTGAACCAAACTCGCCCATCCGCGCGCAGCAGGGTGTTGGGGCTGATGCCGATTACCTGCAGGTGACCGTCACCGACCAGGGTCCGGGGATCCCCAATGAATTTCTTGAAAGGATATTTGTTAAGTATGAGCGGGTTGACCCTTATGCTCCTGGCATCGGACTGGGATTGGCAATTGTCCGTGCTATTATTGAAGCCCATCAGGGCAAGGTCTGGGCAAACTCCGTATTAGGGGAGGGCGCAAGTTTTAGTTTTATCTTACCAATCATAGGGGGAACTAATGAATAAGAAAATTTTAATAGTAGAAGATGACCGTAGTATGTCTGAACTTATCAAGACGAGGCTGGAGCAGAGCGGGTATACCATTGCCACCGCGTTTGACGGTTTTCAGGCAATTACCCAGGCAAGGTCATTTAAACCCAATCTCATCATTCTCGATTTGATGCTACCGAAAATGGATGGCTATTCGGTTTGCCGGGTACTGAAGGCGATGGGGGAATTTAGAGAGGTACCGATTCTGGTATTTACCGTTCTTGCATCGCCTGAGGATATCCAGCGGGCGATGAATGCCGGTGCGGATGCCTATATCACCAAACCATTTAATCCGCCGGTTCTCTTGGCAAAGATTGAGGAGCTGCTTTTAGGGGAGAAGGCGGCTGTGGCTGAGCCTGAGGCAGTTGTCACCCCGCAGGTTGAGCCGACGGTGAGCCAGAAGGAGGTGGAGGTCCAGGCACGAGCCGAGGCGGAATCGAAGCTTGCCGAGGAAAGGGCAAAGGCGGAGGCAGCTCTTGAAGCCCAGAGGAGGGAGGCGGAGAGGCGCCTTGCCGAACAGAAGGCAAGGGAGGAGGCAGAGGCAAAGGCGCGTGCTGAAGCCGAGAAAAAGGCACGGGAGGAGGCACGGCTCGCCGCACTGCGGGCAAAGGAGGAGGCAGAGGCAAAAAGGCGGGCAGAGGCAAAGGCAGGCCTGGAAACCGAATTCAGAAAACTGGAGGAGGAACTGCAGCGAATCCGGGAACGACGGAATAAACTGGAGATGGAACTTAAGGTCCATCTTGAGGCTGACCGCATCCGGCAGCAGGAGGCAGAGCGGCTTGCCAGCCAGCGGGCAAAAGAGGAGGCAGAGGCAAAAGCCAACTTTGAGGCTGAGCAGAAAAAAATCAAAGATGCCATTACCAATATCGTTGAGAGACGTAACCGGCTCGAGGCGGAACTGAAATCATATCCGACAGATGCGAACGAACTCATTGAGGAGGAGTTGCGCAAAAATGCAACGCGATTCGCACAACTGGAACTGGAACTGAAAGCGCGCACCGATGCCGAAATGAAAAAACTGCAGGAGGAGATTGGTAGGCTTAATACAAGAGCCGCTAAGTTGGAGGAGGAGTTAAGGGCAAAGATTCAGGAGGCGACAGCGAAACTTGATGAGGAGACCAGGAGACTGACCGAAAAACGGACTCAGCTCGAGACAGAACTGAATACCCGGCTTGAGACTGAAAAGAGAATGAAGGAGTCCGCGCAAAGGGCTAGTGAAGAGCTGGCAAAAAGGGAAGGCGAGATCAGAAACCAGTTTGCCATCCAGTTCAAGCAGATTGAAGAGGAGATCCGCAAGCTCAACGAGCGCCGCGCCCGACTTGAGGCAGATTTAAGGGCGCAACTGGAGAGCGAGCGGAAAAAGGCGGGGGAGATGCAGAACCAGGCGCACCAGGCGGTAAAGGAGGCTAATGCCGCAAAGGCACGCATTGAATCGGAACTGAAGAAAATCACAGGAGAATTGGGCAAGATTGCCGAGAGGCGCTCTCGCACCGAAGCGGAGTTGAGAAAGGTTGGAGAGGCAGAAAAAAGGAAAGTTGAGGAGGAGATTCGCAGACTCAACGAGCGCCGCGCCCAAATTGAGGCGGAGTTAAAGGGGCAACTGGAGAGCGAGCGGAAGAAACTGGAGGAGGGGCAAAAGCAGGCACGGGAGCGGGTGAAGGAGTTAACAGAAACCCGAATGCGGATGGAATCAGAACTGCAGAGACTTCAGGAGGAGGAGGGTAAGTTAAAAGAGAGGTTGGTGCAACTGCAGGTGGAGTTTGAGGCGCGCGTCCAGGTGATGCGTCAACTTCAGGAGGAGGAGCGGAAAGCAGCAGCCCAGCGTGCTAAAGAGGAGGATGAGGTTCGCAAACGGATAGAGGCGGAGCTGGCGAAGTTGCGGCAGGAGGAGAACCGGCTTGTTGAAGCCCGGCAGAGGCTGGAGACCGAACTCAAAGGTATGTAAAAATGACCATCAACGAACTCATTAAAGCGGCGCTGGAGGAGGACATCGGTTCTGGTGATGTCACCTCGCGGCTTTTGATTCCGGAAAAGCAAAGGGCGACCGCCCATATTGTTGCCCGTTCTACCGGCATCCTTGCCGGGATCAAAATCTGCGGTCAGGTTTTCAAGGCGGTTGACCGCCGGATCCAGTTTGAGCCATTTTACTTAGATAGCAGCCGGTTCCGGCGGGGTGCGGTTCTGGCAAGGGTTTCTGGTCCGGCTCGTTCCATCCTTGCGGCTGAACGGACCGCACTTAACTTCATCCGGCACCTTTCCGGCATCGCCACCCAAACCGCCAAGTTTGTCTCACGCATCAAGGGAACCAAGGCGGTTATCCTTGACACCCGCAAGACCCTGCCGGGCTGGCGGCAGCTGGAGAAATATGCGGTGCGCTGTGGCGGTGGCAAGAATCATCGCCAGGGGCTCTACGATATGATTTTGATTAAGGACAACCACCTTGCCCTTGTTGGTTCGGTTGAAGAGGCGCTCGCCCGGTGTCGGGAGAGCCGCCTGCCGGTTGAGATTGAGGTAAAGACCATTGATGAACTGCGGGCGGCGCTGGCTGCTGGTGCCAAACGGATTATGCTTGACAATATGACCGTGCCACAGTTGCGCCGGGCGGTGCAGATAAATGCTGGGCAGGCAAAACTTGAGGCATCCGGTGGTATCACATTGAAAAATGTCCAGGCGGTGGCACGCACCGGTGTTGATTATATCTCTGTTGGCGCCTTGACCCACTCCGCACCTGCAGCCGATATCAGTTTGGAGATTGCCGCGGATTAACCGGCACGGACAAAAAACTTTCCCGGC is a genomic window of candidate division WOR-3 bacterium containing:
- a CDS encoding ATP-binding protein, whose product is MRLALGEELRKEFGRLADLQEGFWVADNEDRIVFANRALARLLGYESPEQIIGKLWYELLPVQEPLPPNKSGEVTIPLLLNQDGGSNPGVVTITSKTVNGSVLRFGAVVVPGRSSQSDILAMVAHELRTPLAVIKEALLFLAESAGLRLEEKERRYLEIAQEGVVRLNRTLDNLLEAARMETGRAALNLQPLDLSQLVETAIENLSLFIIRKGIKIERHISKDLPRVLGDRDRLLQVLTNLLDNAIKHSPAGGVVRIDMGILEPNSPIRAQQGVGADADYLQVTVTDQGPGIPNEFLERIFVKYERVDPYAPGIGLGLAIVRAIIEAHQGKVWANSVLGEGASFSFILPIIGGTNE
- a CDS encoding response regulator, which produces MNKKILIVEDDRSMSELIKTRLEQSGYTIATAFDGFQAITQARSFKPNLIILDLMLPKMDGYSVCRVLKAMGEFREVPILVFTVLASPEDIQRAMNAGADAYITKPFNPPVLLAKIEELLLGEKAAVAEPEAVVTPQVEPTVSQKEVEVQARAEAESKLAEERAKAEAALEAQRREAERRLAEQKAREEAEAKARAEAEKKAREEARLAALRAKEEAEAKRRAEAKAGLETEFRKLEEELQRIRERRNKLEMELKVHLEADRIRQQEAERLASQRAKEEAEAKANFEAEQKKIKDAITNIVERRNRLEAELKSYPTDANELIEEELRKNATRFAQLELELKARTDAEMKKLQEEIGRLNTRAAKLEEELRAKIQEATAKLDEETRRLTEKRTQLETELNTRLETEKRMKESAQRASEELAKREGEIRNQFAIQFKQIEEEIRKLNERRARLEADLRAQLESERKKAGEMQNQAHQAVKEANAAKARIESELKKITGELGKIAERRSRTEAELRKVGEAEKRKVEEEIRRLNERRAQIEAELKGQLESERKKLEEGQKQARERVKELTETRMRMESELQRLQEEEGKLKERLVQLQVEFEARVQVMRQLQEEERKAAAQRAKEEDEVRKRIEAELAKLRQEENRLVEARQRLETELKGM
- the nadC gene encoding carboxylating nicotinate-nucleotide diphosphorylase; amino-acid sequence: MTINELIKAALEEDIGSGDVTSRLLIPEKQRATAHIVARSTGILAGIKICGQVFKAVDRRIQFEPFYLDSSRFRRGAVLARVSGPARSILAAERTALNFIRHLSGIATQTAKFVSRIKGTKAVILDTRKTLPGWRQLEKYAVRCGGGKNHRQGLYDMILIKDNHLALVGSVEEALARCRESRLPVEIEVKTIDELRAALAAGAKRIMLDNMTVPQLRRAVQINAGQAKLEASGGITLKNVQAVARTGVDYISVGALTHSAPAADISLEIAAD